The Sporosarcina ureae genome includes a region encoding these proteins:
- the gerD gene encoding spore germination lipoprotein GerD, with protein sequence MKKFAVLFLFLLFLTGCSGGHQAAPSYDEMKKMMTDAIQTEDGKKALRKLMTDPEFRELLVLEQPEVKQSIENVLLSKEGERFWKTAFEDPKFTESIAKSMKKQQADIMKDLMGDASFQKEMEKFFGQPDMMKQMENIVNSATLKKEMEKAIEDTMNSPLMQAKWQELIMKAGKGTAEESSKEEGGGKEEKTDEEGK encoded by the coding sequence ATGAAAAAATTTGCAGTTCTTTTTCTATTCCTTCTATTCCTTACGGGTTGCAGTGGAGGTCATCAGGCAGCACCAAGCTATGATGAAATGAAAAAGATGATGACAGATGCAATCCAAACGGAAGACGGAAAAAAGGCACTCCGTAAATTGATGACTGATCCTGAGTTCAGGGAGCTATTAGTACTCGAACAGCCCGAAGTCAAGCAGAGTATTGAGAATGTATTGCTTTCTAAAGAAGGTGAACGTTTTTGGAAAACGGCTTTTGAAGACCCTAAATTCACGGAGTCCATTGCAAAAAGCATGAAAAAACAACAAGCGGATATCATGAAAGATTTGATGGGAGATGCTTCTTTTCAAAAAGAAATGGAGAAGTTTTTTGGTCAACCAGACATGATGAAACAGATGGAGAACATCGTGAATTCAGCTACGCTCAAGAAAGAAATGGAGAAGGCCATAGAGGACACAATGAATAGCCCCCTCATGCAAGCGAAGTGGCAAGAACTAATTATGAAGGCTGGTAAAGGTACTGCAGAAGAATCCTCTAAGGAGGAGGGGGGCGGCAAAGAAGAAAAAACAGACGAAGAAGGCAAGTAA
- a CDS encoding Mrp/NBP35 family ATP-binding protein, which produces MINEQQVRELIGALEDPFLHKTLAETNGIVGVTIKPEKEHVSVKIAIAKVNTGEQLTLQSKIVETLKEAGADSVGIRFEELPKEVLEQFRGTETEAVTQDILSPLSNIEFISIASGKGGVGKSTVSVNLAVALARRGKKVGLIDADIYGFSVPDMMGITAMPEVKENRIIPVERFGVKVISMGFFVEDNAPVVWRGPMLGKVLDQFFRDVDWGELDYLLLDLPPGTGDVALDIHQMIPTSKEIVVTTPHPTAAFVAARAGAMALQTEHELLGVIENMSWFASKATGEKEYVFGQGGGIRLSEELRTELLGQIPLGQPDWNETDFAPSVYAEDHPIGKIYLDVADTVIEKTQK; this is translated from the coding sequence GTGATTAATGAACAACAAGTCCGTGAACTGATTGGCGCATTGGAAGATCCGTTTTTACATAAAACATTGGCAGAAACGAATGGTATTGTGGGTGTAACCATTAAACCGGAGAAAGAACATGTCAGTGTTAAAATCGCGATTGCGAAAGTGAATACCGGAGAGCAATTGACGCTACAATCAAAAATAGTCGAAACGTTGAAAGAAGCAGGAGCCGACTCGGTGGGCATTCGATTTGAAGAGCTACCTAAAGAGGTGTTAGAACAATTCCGTGGTACAGAAACGGAAGCAGTAACTCAAGATATCTTATCGCCTTTATCCAATATTGAGTTTATCTCGATTGCATCTGGTAAAGGCGGCGTAGGAAAGTCTACGGTGTCCGTCAACTTAGCAGTAGCTTTAGCTAGACGCGGCAAAAAAGTTGGGTTGATCGATGCAGATATTTATGGATTCAGTGTTCCCGATATGATGGGTATTACTGCTATGCCTGAAGTCAAGGAAAATCGTATCATACCAGTGGAACGTTTTGGTGTCAAAGTGATATCAATGGGCTTCTTCGTTGAAGATAACGCACCCGTTGTATGGCGTGGACCTATGCTTGGGAAAGTGTTGGATCAGTTCTTCCGCGACGTGGACTGGGGCGAATTGGATTACTTGTTGCTTGACTTACCACCAGGAACAGGTGACGTGGCGCTTGATATTCACCAAATGATTCCAACTTCAAAAGAAATTGTCGTTACTACTCCACACCCAACCGCAGCATTCGTTGCAGCACGTGCAGGGGCAATGGCGTTACAGACTGAACATGAGTTGCTCGGTGTGATTGAAAACATGTCTTGGTTCGCATCGAAAGCAACAGGTGAGAAAGAGTATGTCTTTGGACAAGGCGGCGGTATTCGTCTTTCTGAAGAACTGCGTACGGAATTATTAGGTCAAATCCCTCTCGGTCAGCCTGACTGGAATGAAACGGATTTTGCACCTTCCGTCTATGCAGAAGATCATCCGATAGGAAAAATCTATTTAGACGTTGCCGATACAGTAATCGAGAAAACGCAAAAATAA
- a CDS encoding N-acetylmuramoyl-L-alanine amidase: MKKWLVAGLLIFFSLGGVLYGVKASDRGFFLPSELGGVSILIDPGHGGEDGGASAGELIEKDITLNISHEVSKLLKKKGATVEMTREKSGDAVAEHAPSETFTSMRSRKFADLKLRESMAIESKPDLFISVHVNAIPEERWRGAQVFYHPGGHPEGKQLATSIQNELRDQLKNTEREAMKITGVYLLKKVPVPAVLVETGFLSNPEERKLLAKKSYQKKVAAAIVDGIVKYQLAEEQ, encoded by the coding sequence ATGAAAAAGTGGCTTGTGGCAGGGTTGCTAATATTTTTCTCGTTAGGTGGAGTGTTATACGGAGTCAAAGCATCTGATCGTGGCTTCTTTCTGCCCTCAGAACTCGGTGGGGTAAGTATTCTCATTGATCCTGGACATGGCGGGGAAGACGGAGGTGCTTCGGCAGGTGAACTCATTGAAAAAGATATTACATTGAACATCTCTCATGAAGTGAGTAAACTATTGAAGAAAAAAGGTGCAACTGTAGAAATGACGAGGGAGAAAAGCGGCGACGCAGTAGCGGAACATGCACCATCCGAGACGTTTACTTCAATGCGTAGCAGGAAGTTCGCAGACCTGAAACTACGTGAAAGCATGGCAATAGAGTCTAAGCCAGATCTATTTATTAGCGTACATGTTAACGCAATTCCTGAAGAACGCTGGAGAGGGGCGCAAGTGTTCTATCATCCAGGTGGTCATCCGGAAGGTAAGCAACTGGCGACATCCATACAAAATGAGTTGCGTGATCAGTTGAAAAATACAGAGCGAGAGGCCATGAAAATCACGGGGGTCTATTTATTGAAAAAAGTGCCAGTGCCGGCTGTGTTGGTGGAAACAGGATTCTTATCCAATCCGGAAGAAAGAAAACTATTGGCAAAGAAATCGTATCAGAAAAAAGTGGCTGCAGCCATTGTAGATGGAATTGTGAAATATCAACTTGCTGAAGAACAATGA
- a CDS encoding rhodanese-like domain-containing protein: MTLKELTAKEVQEQLENGKELNIIDVREDNEVAEGIIPGAQHIALGDLPVAMHDLNTETPYILVCRSGGRSGRAQELMADEGFDVTNMVGGMLAWEGETK, translated from the coding sequence ATGACCTTAAAGGAATTAACTGCAAAAGAAGTACAAGAGCAACTAGAAAACGGTAAAGAACTGAATATCATCGATGTACGTGAAGACAACGAAGTAGCAGAAGGCATTATTCCAGGTGCGCAACACATCGCGCTTGGTGACCTACCTGTTGCAATGCATGACTTAAATACTGAAACGCCTTACATCCTCGTATGCCGTTCAGGCGGCAGAAGTGGTCGCGCGCAAGAGCTGATGGCAGACGAAGGATTCGATGTAACAAACATGGTAGGCGGCATGTTAGCTTGGGAAGGAGAAACAAAATAA
- the hpaB gene encoding 4-hydroxyphenylacetate 3-monooxygenase, oxygenase component, which yields MGAINGKEFVRRINEQNAEIWLDGQQLNGPISEHPAFKGLIETKASLYDLQLSPTHKSLMTYVSPVTNEQIGLSYLQPKTKADLRKRRVMTEEWARLSCGLLGRSPDYLNTVIMSFASSSPHLLGKENCYPEHIQALYERAREEDLSFTHTFIAPQVNRSLSAFHTSDEPVSAKIVGKTSEGLIIKGAKLLATQGGLTDEVLVFSTPSFLGDPDEAFAFSIPSDTEGLRFLCRESFVGGSSTFNYPLSSRFEEMDAVVVFDNVLVPWERVFFHHNAEVASEFFSMSSFHPFATHQVITRQIVKTEFMLNLAEQLVQTINIAEYLHIQEKLSEIIIGLETMKALRDKSEADAVFDQWGYMCPSAIPLQVASNIFPKVYPRFSEIIQLIGASGMVALPTDKDFQSTIQPDLAKYLQGATKTAIERVQLFRLAWDLTMSSFGTRQTQYERYFFGDPVRLSGHLYRSYPKDAGQEMIRRLLSD from the coding sequence ATGGGTGCTATAAATGGTAAAGAGTTTGTACGTAGAATAAATGAGCAGAACGCTGAGATTTGGCTGGATGGACAACAATTGAATGGACCTATCTCTGAACATCCGGCTTTTAAAGGGCTTATAGAAACAAAGGCTTCTCTATATGATTTACAGCTGTCACCCACACATAAGTCTCTAATGACATATGTTTCGCCAGTCACAAATGAGCAAATTGGACTTTCTTACTTACAGCCCAAAACCAAAGCGGATTTACGGAAACGCAGAGTCATGACAGAAGAATGGGCTAGACTTTCTTGCGGCTTACTTGGCAGGAGTCCTGATTACCTGAATACGGTGATCATGAGCTTTGCCTCTTCTTCTCCCCATTTGCTCGGCAAGGAAAACTGCTATCCAGAACATATTCAAGCCCTGTATGAACGAGCACGTGAAGAGGACTTATCTTTTACTCACACTTTCATTGCGCCACAGGTCAATCGATCTCTAAGTGCCTTTCATACGTCGGATGAACCGGTCTCCGCGAAAATTGTAGGCAAGACATCGGAAGGGCTTATTATTAAAGGAGCAAAGCTACTTGCAACACAGGGTGGCTTGACGGATGAGGTATTGGTATTTAGCACGCCCTCGTTTCTTGGGGATCCTGACGAAGCTTTCGCCTTTTCAATTCCTTCCGATACAGAAGGTTTGCGCTTTCTTTGTAGAGAATCATTTGTAGGTGGGAGTTCAACATTTAATTACCCACTGAGTTCAAGGTTTGAAGAGATGGATGCTGTAGTTGTTTTCGATAATGTTCTCGTCCCGTGGGAACGTGTATTCTTTCATCACAATGCCGAAGTAGCATCAGAGTTTTTTTCTATGAGTTCGTTCCACCCGTTTGCCACACATCAAGTCATTACGAGACAGATCGTCAAAACGGAGTTCATGCTGAATTTAGCAGAACAGCTCGTCCAAACGATTAATATAGCGGAATATCTTCACATTCAAGAAAAACTGTCTGAAATAATTATTGGACTTGAAACCATGAAGGCATTACGAGATAAATCGGAGGCTGATGCGGTATTCGACCAATGGGGATATATGTGTCCAAGTGCCATACCACTTCAAGTAGCCAGCAATATTTTCCCGAAAGTCTACCCGCGTTTCAGTGAGATCATTCAGCTGATTGGAGCCAGCGGGATGGTTGCGTTACCTACGGATAAGGATTTCCAGTCGACTATTCAACCTGATCTAGCAAAATACTTACAAGGAGCTACAAAAACCGCGATAGAACGTGTACAACTGTTTCGATTGGCTTGGGATTTAACGATGAGTTCTTTCGGCACAAGACAAACACAATATGAACGGTATTTCTTCGGAGATCCAGTGCGCTTATCAGGTCATCTGTACCGATCCTATCCTAAAGATGCAGGGCAGGAAATGATACGTCGTTTACTTTCAGATTAA
- a CDS encoding DUF3889 domain-containing protein, whose amino-acid sequence MCAIFAKISLALGVLLTSGSGIGDPPFTAFSKVEVPAYAKWSRLAIKQTMLKYPHADIKDYLHLATDSKQVTSVEKFQLWLKEEGREFGVIVSVTYSAETGKFIRIDFQEIPVR is encoded by the coding sequence GTGTGCGCCATCTTTGCGAAAATAAGTTTGGCACTTGGCGTTTTATTGACAAGTGGCTCGGGCATTGGTGATCCGCCATTTACTGCATTTAGTAAAGTGGAAGTACCGGCATATGCCAAATGGTCAAGACTCGCTATCAAGCAAACGATGCTCAAATATCCTCATGCAGATATCAAGGATTATTTGCATCTCGCAACCGACTCAAAGCAAGTTACCAGTGTGGAGAAGTTTCAGCTCTGGTTAAAAGAGGAAGGGCGGGAGTTCGGTGTGATTGTGAGTGTCACCTATTCAGCTGAAACAGGTAAATTCATTCGCATTGACTTTCAAGAAATACCTGTTAGATAA
- the tenA gene encoding thiaminase II — translation MKFTERLLEKTLPIWRQNHSHPFVQEIGSGALDQEKFRFYMVQDYLYLIDYAKVFAVGTMKATDVEMMGKFAALLNGTLNTEMELHRKYAARFGITEEELENAKPSPIVLAYTHYMLHVSQNGSLAEVVAALLPCAWSYWEIGKELAELPGALNHPLYGDWVRMYSSEDFGELATWCLELMDETAEGKPESELLRLEEIFLNTTRYEYMFWDMAYTKQMWPGVQEEQTMTT, via the coding sequence ATGAAGTTCACTGAGCGTTTGTTAGAGAAGACATTACCGATTTGGAGACAGAATCATAGCCACCCATTTGTTCAGGAGATTGGCAGTGGCGCGCTAGATCAAGAGAAGTTTCGTTTTTATATGGTGCAAGACTATTTGTATTTAATTGACTATGCGAAAGTGTTTGCTGTAGGCACGATGAAAGCGACCGACGTCGAGATGATGGGGAAATTCGCTGCGTTGCTTAACGGTACATTAAACACAGAAATGGAGCTTCATCGTAAATACGCAGCTCGTTTTGGCATTACAGAAGAAGAACTTGAGAATGCAAAGCCGTCTCCAATTGTCCTGGCATATACGCACTATATGCTGCATGTCAGTCAAAACGGTTCGTTAGCGGAAGTTGTCGCTGCATTATTGCCGTGTGCGTGGAGCTATTGGGAGATCGGCAAAGAGCTGGCTGAGTTGCCGGGAGCGTTGAATCATCCTTTGTATGGTGACTGGGTTCGCATGTACTCATCAGAAGATTTCGGAGAGTTGGCTACTTGGTGCTTAGAATTAATGGATGAAACTGCAGAAGGAAAACCTGAATCAGAATTACTTAGATTAGAGGAAATTTTCCTTAATACGACTCGTTACGAGTATATGTTCTGGGATATGGCGTATACAAAACAAATGTGGCCTGGTGTGCAGGAAGAGCAGACGATGACAACCTAA
- a CDS encoding HicA family toxin-antitoxin system yields MVDDFEAEKVFEDRHYERIQFKLILEGRKYKGDYHDGEIHWLHPHPKQDVGEEEIIAIEDKVLELLSEQGIRNEADNIEIERSISSNQARPLQIFKLKIQGEEFKGTFINGEIEWFHPKPRRKLKEERVKKIEEDVQKKLKDHLE; encoded by the coding sequence GTGGTAGACGACTTTGAAGCGGAAAAGGTTTTTGAAGACAGGCATTACGAGCGAATTCAGTTTAAGCTCATCTTGGAAGGTCGTAAGTATAAGGGTGACTATCACGATGGTGAAATTCATTGGCTCCATCCACATCCCAAGCAAGATGTCGGTGAAGAAGAAATAATTGCCATAGAGGATAAAGTGTTGGAGTTGTTATCTGAGCAAGGGATTCGGAATGAAGCGGATAATATTGAAATCGAACGTTCGATTAGCAGCAATCAAGCCCGACCACTTCAGATATTTAAATTGAAGATTCAGGGTGAAGAGTTTAAAGGAACTTTTATTAATGGTGAAATTGAATGGTTTCATCCTAAACCAAGACGTAAGCTAAAAGAAGAACGCGTGAAAAAGATAGAAGAAGATGTTCAGAAAAAGCTAAAAGATCATCTAGAATAA